In Gemmatimonadota bacterium, a single window of DNA contains:
- a CDS encoding DEAD/DEAH box helicase, with protein MIIAPTRAACETIEIALGLHLDTVIEREHGAEVRALAASGTGFGIVAGTGTGKTLAVRPIAQAILRTETLRIGVINREREATPETPTWNVIVVTTGIARRWFQDGDILSRDTLVIDEIHQTSAELELCLALGKRVGCRFIWLSATVDPRFYAQYLQSSAVIQSTAFDPRKAADVRVVRKDPSDFLDDKFLQQVMKQKRGVGMFLPTRAAVEQVAGLVADRFRRITSAFYHGGEPIRVIRPFLEEGVEKPFFLAMTAAGQSALNIKGLDTVIIDDTRFTNVVERGKNVLTRTHLGNNEILQMAGRVHGRVDDGKVYILSDRDLHWSSLRPTEPDFQLAGDSERVALTCADLGVRADELDLPVPLDRGAYRRALQHLEGRGVIENGRLSRYGRLVEKLPVEREWAELIVHGEDTLMPYLAVMASVESLHRMTRDERDLGGLIVSGSDHLTAYNVYAEAFAKAGYMGEVYGLPRQLFDEAEINRWADRRGVLVKAIEDTALAMASVYRGVGLPLPDVMPLVTDEVRRAFCDLVARIMPFDLVIDEATVDGQEARVSKSSVCGSWGAVAGSLRYFADRHGVPRAAIEGTQVPMGLVRKYAQRGESRLTYDGRGKRDALIRESRLTYFGFDLERDEDVLDEFPEGQEQAARRAIAEALARGETRHVAVKRNRAAIEEARELYRRSAGATPRLGLAELTAMYEEALGEVRSIREYRGAPLRLPRTGWVSPEERERLLALPGHLDLRNKPVGIEYDVEEGGGEDGRPATVGVARLVLPEKLARTLVDEELPRLDRPLRFVVHRGQRGSVRAATLRELQELLDRPWSPDERHAGREERDEERHRRRRERDAADVRGQFARERRHGRPGGGRGGDGRGRDDRKGRGGGGRRGR; from the coding sequence ATCATCATCGCGCCGACGCGGGCGGCGTGCGAAACCATCGAGATCGCGTTAGGCCTGCATCTCGACACCGTTATCGAGCGGGAGCACGGCGCGGAAGTGCGCGCGCTGGCGGCGTCGGGGACGGGCTTCGGCATCGTGGCCGGCACCGGGACCGGGAAGACGCTCGCGGTGCGTCCCATCGCGCAGGCGATCCTGCGCACCGAGACGCTGCGCATCGGCGTGATCAATCGCGAGCGCGAGGCGACCCCCGAGACGCCCACGTGGAACGTGATCGTGGTGACGACGGGGATCGCGCGCCGCTGGTTCCAGGACGGCGACATCCTCTCCCGCGATACACTGGTCATCGACGAGATCCACCAGACGTCTGCCGAACTCGAGCTCTGCCTCGCGTTAGGCAAGCGGGTCGGCTGCCGCTTCATCTGGCTCTCGGCCACCGTCGATCCGCGCTTCTACGCACAGTACCTGCAGTCGTCGGCGGTGATCCAGTCCACGGCCTTCGACCCGCGCAAGGCGGCGGACGTCCGCGTCGTGCGCAAGGACCCATCCGACTTCCTCGACGACAAGTTCCTGCAGCAGGTGATGAAGCAGAAGCGTGGCGTCGGGATGTTCCTCCCCACGCGTGCCGCCGTGGAGCAGGTGGCGGGACTGGTGGCCGACCGGTTCCGGCGCATCACCTCGGCCTTCTACCACGGCGGCGAGCCGATCCGCGTCATCCGCCCATTCCTGGAGGAGGGGGTGGAGAAGCCCTTCTTCCTGGCGATGACCGCGGCGGGGCAGAGCGCGCTGAACATCAAGGGACTCGATACCGTCATCATCGACGACACGCGCTTCACGAACGTGGTGGAGCGCGGGAAGAACGTCCTCACGCGCACGCATCTCGGGAACAACGAGATCTTGCAGATGGCGGGGCGCGTGCACGGGCGCGTCGACGACGGGAAGGTCTACATCCTGAGCGACCGCGACCTGCACTGGTCGTCGCTCCGGCCCACCGAGCCCGATTTTCAGCTGGCGGGTGATTCAGAGCGCGTGGCGCTCACCTGTGCCGACCTCGGGGTCCGCGCCGATGAACTCGACCTCCCCGTCCCGCTCGACCGCGGCGCCTATCGGCGCGCGCTGCAGCACCTCGAGGGGCGCGGCGTCATCGAGAACGGGCGCCTGTCGCGGTACGGGCGCCTGGTCGAGAAGCTCCCCGTGGAGCGCGAGTGGGCGGAGCTGATCGTGCACGGCGAGGACACGTTGATGCCGTACCTCGCCGTGATGGCCAGCGTGGAGTCGCTGCACCGGATGACGCGCGACGAGCGCGACCTGGGCGGGCTCATCGTCTCGGGGAGCGACCACCTCACGGCCTACAACGTGTATGCCGAAGCGTTCGCGAAGGCCGGCTACATGGGCGAAGTGTACGGGTTGCCGCGGCAGCTCTTCGACGAGGCCGAGATCAATCGCTGGGCCGATCGTCGCGGTGTGCTGGTCAAGGCCATCGAGGATACGGCCCTCGCGATGGCGTCGGTGTATCGTGGCGTCGGCCTCCCGCTCCCCGACGTGATGCCGCTGGTGACCGACGAGGTCCGTCGCGCGTTCTGCGATCTCGTCGCGCGCATCATGCCGTTCGACCTCGTGATCGACGAGGCGACCGTGGACGGGCAGGAGGCCCGCGTCTCGAAGAGCAGCGTCTGCGGGTCGTGGGGGGCGGTGGCGGGGTCGCTGCGATACTTCGCTGACCGTCATGGGGTCCCGCGCGCGGCGATCGAGGGGACGCAGGTCCCGATGGGGCTCGTGCGAAAGTACGCGCAGCGCGGCGAGTCCCGCCTCACGTACGATGGGCGCGGCAAGCGCGACGCCCTCATTCGCGAGTCGCGGCTGACCTACTTCGGCTTCGATCTCGAGCGCGACGAGGACGTGCTCGACGAGTTCCCCGAGGGGCAGGAGCAGGCGGCGCGACGTGCGATCGCCGAGGCGCTGGCGCGAGGCGAGACTCGGCACGTGGCCGTCAAGCGCAATCGTGCGGCCATCGAGGAAGCACGTGAGCTGTACCGGCGCTCCGCCGGGGCCACGCCGCGACTCGGGCTCGCCGAGCTGACGGCGATGTACGAGGAGGCGTTAGGCGAGGTGCGATCGATCCGGGAGTACCGGGGGGCGCCCCTGCGATTGCCGCGGACGGGGTGGGTCTCGCCGGAGGAGCGCGAGCGCCTGCTGGCGCTCCCCGGGCACCTCGACCTGCGCAACAAGCCGGTGGGGATCGAGTACGACGTGGAGGAGGGGGGTGGCGAGGACGGGCGTCCGGCAACGGTCGGCGTCGCGCGGCTGGTCCTCCCCGAGAAGCTGGCGCGGACCCTCGTGGACGAGGAACTCCCGCGCCTGGATCGCCCGCTGCGTTTCGTCGTGCACCGAGGGCAGCGGGGGAGCGTGCGCGCCGCGACGCTGCGCGAGTTGCAGGAACTGCTCGACCGCCCGTGGTCGCCCGATGAACGTCATGCCGGCCGAGAGGAACGGGACGAAGAGCGTCACCGGCGTCGTCGTGAACGAGACGCCGCCGACGTGCGCGGACAGTTTGCGCGTGAGCGTCGGCACGGACGCCCAGGTGGGGGACGAGGGGGAGACGGACGCGGCCGCGACGACCGGAAGGGGCGTGGCGGTGGAGGACGGCGCGGGCGCTAG
- a CDS encoding GNAT family N-acetyltransferase translates to MLGVSTGSFPRMRTVTVERTYLQLLAPGAERAAPKPLADASIAEESPCSVETYRELYREVGRAYFWLDRLSWSDEVLATYLARPDVRIWILRDADGIGGYFELAMGTDRAVEVAYFGLVPSRHGRGLGRALLARAIDEGWEWGASRIWLHTCTLDGPAALPNYLARGFVPFKRETYVAVLPDA, encoded by the coding sequence ATGCTCGGCGTCTCGACCGGTAGCTTCCCGCGCATGCGCACCGTGACGGTCGAACGCACCTACCTCCAGCTCCTCGCGCCTGGCGCCGAGCGCGCGGCCCCGAAGCCGCTCGCGGACGCCAGCATCGCCGAGGAGTCGCCCTGCTCGGTGGAGACCTATCGCGAACTCTACCGCGAGGTGGGGCGAGCCTACTTCTGGCTGGACCGCCTGTCGTGGAGCGATGAGGTGCTCGCGACCTACCTCGCCCGGCCGGATGTCCGGATCTGGATCCTCCGCGATGCGGACGGGATCGGAGGGTACTTCGAGCTCGCGATGGGGACCGATCGCGCCGTCGAAGTCGCGTACTTCGGACTCGTCCCCTCTCGCCATGGGCGCGGGCTCGGCCGTGCCCTGCTCGCGCGCGCCATCGACGAGGGGTGGGAGTGGGGGGCGTCGCGCATCTGGCTACACACTTGCACGCTCGACGGCCCGGCCGCCCTCCCCAACTACCTCGCGCGCGGCTTCGTCCCGTTCAAGCGCGAGACGTACGTAGCCGTTCTCCCCGACGCGTGA
- a CDS encoding TetR family transcriptional regulator C-terminal domain-containing protein, with translation MNETRSRIIDAAAVLIAERGFKRTSIDDVIDRASLSGKSHFYHYFKSKDQLGLEVLSRQFEKFAERGLAILREPMIEPIERLNLFIDSLVALQTERGFRIGSPFGNLASEMADMHEGFRERLTLVFERWASQIQSLLWEARPFLVEDADTGRLARFIIATLEGALMMSKVSRDAEMLRGIAADLKRFVAMHMREGVST, from the coding sequence GTGAACGAAACCAGATCTCGAATCATCGACGCCGCCGCCGTGCTGATCGCCGAGCGAGGGTTCAAGCGAACCTCGATCGACGACGTCATCGACCGCGCCTCCCTGAGTGGCAAGAGCCACTTCTATCACTACTTCAAGTCCAAGGACCAGCTTGGGCTCGAAGTCCTGAGCCGGCAGTTCGAGAAGTTCGCCGAACGCGGCCTGGCGATCCTTCGCGAGCCGATGATCGAACCGATCGAGCGGCTCAACCTGTTCATCGATTCGCTGGTGGCGCTGCAGACGGAGCGCGGCTTCCGTATCGGCTCGCCGTTCGGGAACCTCGCGTCGGAGATGGCCGACATGCACGAGGGATTCCGCGAGCGCCTCACGCTCGTCTTCGAGCGTTGGGCGTCGCAGATCCAGTCGTTGCTGTGGGAGGCGCGTCCGTTCCTTGTCGAGGACGCGGACACCGGGCGCCTCGCGCGCTTCATCATCGCCACGCTCGAAGGGGCGTTGATGATGTCCAAGGTCAGCCGCGACGCCGAGATGCTGCGGGGAATTGCGGCCGACCTCAAGCGCTTCGTCGCGATGCACATGCGCGAGGGGGTGTCGACATGA
- a CDS encoding sigma-70 family RNA polymerase sigma factor: MTRLAEIEGLPTERSLDEGDLASEYLVDEPTSEASPSPARISRADLLRRAEFEREAMLHLDALYSFALKLSRSRDDAEDLVSDTMLRALERWEQYRLGTNIRAWLFTILYHLFVSRKRRIDAREVLAPDDSDGGAPFEPVGETDPEGAFYNSFIDEQVVAAIQALPGEYRSAVMLSDVQGMRYAEVAQVLGVPEGTVKSRLFRGRRILQKKLRSYATEMGYIRTSALPNG, encoded by the coding sequence ATGACGCGGCTGGCGGAGATCGAAGGGTTGCCGACCGAGCGGTCGCTGGATGAGGGCGACCTCGCGAGCGAGTACCTCGTCGATGAGCCGACGTCGGAGGCGTCGCCCAGTCCGGCGCGCATCTCCCGGGCCGACCTGCTGCGCCGCGCGGAGTTCGAGCGCGAGGCGATGCTGCATCTCGATGCCCTCTACAGCTTCGCGCTCAAGCTCTCGCGTTCGCGCGACGACGCCGAGGACCTGGTGTCCGACACGATGCTACGCGCGCTCGAGCGGTGGGAGCAGTACCGGTTGGGGACCAACATCCGCGCCTGGCTGTTCACGATCCTCTATCACCTCTTCGTCAGCCGCAAGCGGCGCATCGATGCGCGTGAAGTGCTGGCGCCGGACGATTCCGATGGCGGCGCACCGTTCGAGCCGGTCGGCGAGACCGATCCCGAAGGGGCGTTTTACAACTCGTTCATCGACGAGCAGGTGGTGGCCGCGATCCAGGCCCTGCCTGGCGAGTACCGCTCGGCGGTGATGCTCAGCGACGTGCAGGGGATGCGGTACGCCGAAGTCGCACAGGTCCTCGGCGTCCCCGAGGGGACGGTGAAGTCGCGCCTGTTCCGTGGGCGCCGGATCCTGCAGAAGAAGTTGCGCAGTTACGCGACGGAGATGGGATACATCCGCACGAGCGCCCTGCCTAACGGCTAG
- a CDS encoding CGNR zinc finger domain-containing protein: MPSPFILIGERLWLDFVNTDDVRRSARLDLLRDFEALVRFLEVVGILDAERALGMRRRAQQQPAGAAAALVDARRVRAAMRALAERGANSERVRGDALAEINRVLGRSAGTRRVESRADGSFARAFVPVGDAFAGLIIPVVESAADSLIAGELLRVRRCGDPRCSRVFFDATRNGRRRWCDMATCGNRAKAARFRERERQGDELPRAGNGDAHGDPSQA, translated from the coding sequence GTGCCATCCCCGTTCATCCTCATCGGTGAACGGCTCTGGCTCGACTTCGTGAACACCGACGACGTGCGACGCAGCGCGCGCCTCGACCTGCTGCGGGACTTCGAAGCGCTCGTGCGCTTTCTCGAGGTGGTCGGGATTCTCGACGCGGAGCGTGCACTGGGGATGCGGCGACGCGCCCAGCAGCAACCGGCGGGCGCCGCGGCCGCACTGGTCGATGCGCGACGCGTGCGCGCCGCCATGCGAGCACTCGCCGAGCGGGGCGCCAACTCCGAACGAGTCCGGGGCGATGCGCTCGCCGAAATCAACCGCGTGCTCGGGCGCAGCGCGGGAACGCGCCGCGTCGAGAGCCGCGCCGATGGGTCGTTCGCGCGTGCCTTCGTGCCGGTCGGCGACGCCTTCGCCGGACTGATCATCCCCGTCGTCGAGTCCGCGGCCGACTCGCTCATCGCCGGCGAACTGCTGCGGGTGCGGCGCTGCGGCGACCCCCGCTGTTCGCGCGTCTTCTTCGACGCCACGCGCAACGGGCGCCGGCGCTGGTGCGACATGGCCACCTGCGGCAACCGCGCCAAGGCAGCGCGCTTTCGCGAGCGCGAGCGTCAGGGCGACGAGCTGCCCCGCGCGGGGAACGGCGACGCGCACGGCGATCCGAGCCAGGCCTGA
- the yjjX gene encoding inosine/xanthosine triphosphatase has product MHFPHAPRIAVGSRNPVKVGAVTQVVRQWQAAARIEGVAVASGVPDQPRGDDETRRGAATRARAARAALDADIGIGIEGGVVDDDGVTMHTCAWAAVALRDGREFIGGSLAMPLPPAVAELVRRGVELGHAMDIITGGRDTKHGAGAVGILTNGLIDRQRAYEILVTYALSPLIASDYWDGVDVATATATGA; this is encoded by the coding sequence ATGCATTTCCCGCACGCGCCGCGCATCGCCGTGGGCTCCCGCAACCCGGTCAAGGTCGGGGCGGTGACGCAAGTCGTTAGGCAGTGGCAGGCGGCGGCGCGCATCGAGGGCGTGGCCGTGGCGTCCGGCGTTCCCGACCAGCCGCGCGGCGACGACGAGACGCGCCGCGGCGCCGCCACGCGCGCGCGTGCCGCGCGCGCCGCGCTCGATGCGGACATCGGGATCGGGATCGAGGGTGGCGTCGTCGATGATGACGGCGTGACGATGCACACCTGTGCGTGGGCCGCCGTCGCGTTGCGCGACGGACGCGAGTTCATCGGCGGGTCGCTGGCCATGCCGCTACCGCCCGCGGTCGCGGAACTCGTGCGGCGCGGCGTCGAACTCGGCCACGCGATGGACATCATCACCGGCGGACGGGATACCAAGCATGGCGCCGGCGCGGTGGGCATCCTGACCAATGGCCTGATCGACCGGCAGAGGGCGTACGAGATCCTCGTGACCTACGCCTTGTCGCCGCTCATCGCCTCCGACTACTGGGATGGCGTGGACGTGGCCACCGCCACCGCGACGGGGGCCTGA
- a CDS encoding acyl-CoA thioesterase, translating into MRRAPFIIHERVRWGDCDPMGIIRYDAYTRFFELGESEMFRSLGIGYAAFAERFGITLPRRVMHLEFPSPPRLDELLELHVYVSEVGGSSLRLNFDAYGDGGALRMEGFLVLVCVHDGPERGDAIRVKRWPPAFLETLAPVRFRVDEARATRLENVQ; encoded by the coding sequence ATGCGGCGCGCGCCGTTCATCATTCACGAACGCGTGCGATGGGGCGATTGCGATCCCATGGGGATCATTCGCTACGACGCCTACACCCGCTTTTTCGAGTTGGGCGAGTCGGAGATGTTCCGGTCGCTCGGCATCGGCTACGCCGCCTTTGCCGAACGCTTCGGGATCACGCTGCCGAGGCGGGTGATGCACCTCGAGTTTCCGTCGCCGCCGCGCCTGGACGAGCTCCTGGAGCTGCACGTGTACGTGTCGGAAGTGGGCGGGAGCTCGTTGCGCCTCAACTTCGACGCGTACGGCGACGGTGGGGCGCTGCGCATGGAGGGCTTCCTCGTCCTCGTCTGCGTGCACGACGGCCCGGAGCGCGGCGACGCGATCCGTGTCAAGCGCTGGCCGCCGGCCTTCCTGGAGACACTCGCCCCGGTTCGATTCCGTGTTGACGAGGCGCGCGCGACGCGCCTGGAGAACGTCCAATGA